In Bdellovibrionota bacterium, a single window of DNA contains:
- a CDS encoding M48 family metalloprotease, with the protein MTVDMNVLRTTFLMALLTVLFVYVGRALGGQQGMVMAFGFAVVMNFFSYWFSDKIVLAMYHAKEVTEAEAPELYSIIRGLVTKASLSMPRVYIIPNPTPNAFATGRNPKHGVVAVTQGILQLLVS; encoded by the coding sequence TTGACGGTCGATATGAACGTGCTTCGAACCACATTCTTGATGGCGTTACTGACCGTCCTGTTCGTCTATGTGGGCCGGGCTCTTGGCGGGCAGCAAGGGATGGTCATGGCCTTCGGCTTCGCCGTCGTTATGAATTTCTTTTCCTATTGGTTCAGCGACAAGATTGTCTTGGCGATGTACCACGCCAAAGAAGTCACGGAAGCGGAGGCTCCGGAGCTTTATTCAATCATTCGAGGCCTCGTAACCAAAGCAAGCCTTTCGATGCCTCGCGTTTACATTATTCCGAATCCAACGCCGAACGCATTTGCGACGGGTCGGAATCCGAAGCATGGCGTCGTGGCTGTGACGCAAGGGATTTTGCAGCTTCTAGTGTCCTG
- a CDS encoding slipin family protein: protein MPFNLGSGIYILAVALFLLSGVRIIMEYERGVVFRFGRVRKTKLAGLRWIIPQIDKMMKISLRTIAFDVPPQDVITKDNVSIKVNAVVYFRVVEPEKAIVQVEDYLYATSQLAQTTLRSILGQHDLDQLLSERDKINRELQIILDKQTDIWGIKVSLVEVKHIDLPEEMRRAMAKQAEAERERRAKVIAAEGEFQASAKLTEAADVMQRNPVALQLRYLQTLVEIAAEKNSTTIFPLPIDLIKMFLDAKK, encoded by the coding sequence ATGCCCTTCAATCTTGGATCCGGAATTTACATTTTGGCCGTAGCGCTGTTCTTGTTGAGCGGCGTCCGAATCATCATGGAATACGAGCGCGGCGTCGTTTTTCGATTCGGCCGAGTTCGAAAGACGAAATTGGCCGGGCTTCGCTGGATCATTCCTCAGATCGACAAAATGATGAAAATCAGTTTGCGAACGATCGCGTTCGACGTCCCGCCGCAAGACGTGATCACGAAGGACAACGTTTCCATAAAAGTCAACGCGGTCGTCTATTTTCGAGTGGTTGAACCGGAAAAAGCGATCGTTCAGGTGGAGGATTATCTCTATGCCACAAGTCAACTGGCGCAGACCACGCTCCGCTCCATCTTGGGCCAGCACGACCTCGATCAATTGCTGAGCGAACGGGACAAAATCAACCGTGAGCTTCAGATCATTCTCGACAAACAGACCGACATTTGGGGCATCAAAGTGAGCCTGGTGGAGGTCAAGCACATCGATCTTCCGGAAGAAATGCGCCGGGCCATGGCGAAACAGGCGGAAGCCGAACGGGAGCGGCGGGCGAAAGTCATCGCGGCCGAAGGAGAATTTCAAGCCTCCGCCAAACTCACCGAAGCTGCGGATGTCATGCAAAGAAACCCGGTAGCCCTGCAGCTGCGGTATCTTCAGACGTTGGTGGAAATTGCCGCCGAAAAGAACTCGACGACCATTTTCCCGCTTCCAATCGATCTGATTAAAATGTTCCTTGATGCAAAGAAATAA